A window of Leptospira hartskeerlii contains these coding sequences:
- a CDS encoding cobalt-precorrin 5A hydrolase produces MIQSRKSYAIYVITKHGLKTGTDLFYSLKEADIFVSPKFISNAPKESKLLSLPMEPTLRQTFMEYDCHIFVISVGAVVRMISPLLVSKKTDPAVLCIDDQAKFTICVLSGHVGRGNFFTQKISDLLENIPVITTASDVSGTLTVDILGRELCWSLEDPDRNVTRACAAVVNETKVLFVQETGEPNFWPLGKDLPKGVEYSTNIENIDPKEYEILLIASDRTDIRTKTPEIYSNSVIYRPKSLVLGLGCDKGIPTEVVENGILKVLKEYNLSFESVKAIASVNAKKEEPAFLGISQKYGWKFITFSAESLDKVGGISEVSKAASEYVGTRSVSEASALLLSGSDRLLVTKQKYKETEGGKNLTVAVARIPFATRSEIPSGSLEKV; encoded by the coding sequence ATGATTCAGAGTAGAAAATCTTACGCAATCTACGTAATTACAAAGCACGGCCTGAAGACCGGAACAGATCTATTTTATTCTCTAAAAGAGGCAGATATATTTGTTTCACCTAAATTTATCTCCAACGCTCCCAAGGAATCCAAACTTTTAAGTCTTCCGATGGAGCCTACGCTTCGGCAAACTTTCATGGAATACGATTGCCATATTTTTGTGATCAGTGTCGGGGCGGTAGTTAGAATGATCTCTCCCCTCTTGGTGAGTAAGAAGACAGATCCAGCAGTTCTTTGTATAGATGATCAGGCAAAGTTTACGATCTGCGTTTTATCCGGCCACGTAGGAAGAGGCAATTTTTTTACTCAGAAAATTTCAGATCTCTTAGAGAACATACCTGTCATCACAACTGCTTCCGATGTTTCAGGAACTTTGACTGTGGATATTTTAGGAAGAGAACTGTGTTGGAGTTTGGAAGATCCGGATAGGAATGTAACGAGAGCCTGTGCTGCAGTAGTAAATGAAACCAAAGTATTATTTGTGCAAGAAACAGGTGAGCCGAATTTTTGGCCTTTGGGAAAAGACCTCCCGAAGGGTGTAGAATATTCCACCAATATAGAAAATATAGATCCAAAAGAATATGAAATCCTCCTGATCGCAAGTGATAGAACGGACATCAGGACCAAAACTCCGGAAATATATTCTAATTCAGTGATATACAGACCTAAGTCGCTCGTATTAGGCTTGGGCTGCGATAAAGGGATCCCTACTGAAGTTGTGGAGAACGGAATCCTTAAAGTATTAAAAGAATATAATTTATCCTTTGAAAGTGTCAAAGCGATCGCAAGCGTTAATGCAAAAAAAGAAGAACCTGCGTTCTTGGGAATTTCCCAGAAATACGGATGGAAATTTATAACCTTCTCCGCCGAAAGCTTAGACAAAGTTGGAGGGATTTCGGAAGTTTCTAAAGCTGCTTCTGAATATGTGGGGACTCGTTCCGTAAGCGAAGCATCCGCACTTCTTCTTTCCGGATCCGATAGATTACTCGTCACAAAACAAAAATACAAAGAAACGGAAGGTGGAAAAAATCTTACAGTCGCGGTAGCAAGGATCCCATTTGCAACCAGATCTGAAATCCCCTCGGGAAGTTTGGAGAAAGTATGA
- the cobJ gene encoding precorrin-3B C(17)-methyltransferase: MNETPKGKLNIVGIGPGNDSHITPAALSAIKEADSIIGYTTYINLVKHHLSGKQVTRTGMTEEITRAQTAVESAKSGQTVTLISSGDAGVYGMAGLVFEVLRKTGWKKGDSPEIKMIPGISADSSCGSLVGAPMVHDSARISLSDLLTPWTVIENRIESAAKGDFVINLYNPASGRRQRQIVEAARIIKKYRPGATPVALVKSAYRRQENIQFSDLDHFLEFEIGMNTTVIIGSSQSFVYEGFFVTPRGYGNKYSLEDGSLKPGQNRAVSLRTENDLASRIAKESPSPNLNITKIQGAFVKTSTTVFKPEKEADIETQDSSVKIALKALQFLDIAPQKKETKVSELRSEENIQYLGRIGGAILYKKSEDYYLIGKLKRPVNLETFGFWNSIEQDLKWTELKIKDQEIVSQNRFDILITFSSEGSPEEVYDLFSIYRNSSISERLWNYVLDNSKKTLLENRKYTDARWLGHSPKQVWTSFRENILKCD; encoded by the coding sequence ATGAACGAAACTCCAAAAGGAAAATTGAATATTGTTGGGATCGGTCCAGGAAACGATTCCCATATAACTCCTGCTGCATTATCCGCCATTAAAGAAGCGGACTCCATCATAGGATATACAACTTATATCAATTTAGTAAAACATCACCTAAGCGGAAAGCAAGTCACTCGCACTGGTATGACAGAGGAAATCACCCGCGCCCAAACAGCGGTAGAATCCGCAAAATCTGGACAGACTGTTACATTGATCTCGTCCGGAGACGCTGGTGTTTATGGAATGGCAGGTCTCGTATTCGAAGTTTTAAGAAAGACAGGTTGGAAGAAAGGAGATTCTCCGGAGATCAAAATGATCCCAGGGATCAGTGCGGATAGCTCCTGCGGTTCTCTTGTAGGAGCTCCCATGGTTCATGATTCTGCCAGGATCTCACTCTCAGATCTTTTAACTCCTTGGACTGTGATCGAGAACAGGATCGAATCCGCTGCCAAAGGAGATTTTGTGATCAATTTGTACAATCCAGCATCGGGCAGAAGACAGAGACAGATTGTAGAAGCTGCTCGTATCATAAAAAAATATAGGCCTGGCGCCACACCTGTCGCATTGGTCAAGAGCGCATATCGTAGACAGGAGAATATCCAATTTTCGGATCTGGATCATTTTTTGGAATTCGAGATCGGGATGAATACCACAGTAATTATTGGATCTTCTCAATCTTTTGTGTATGAAGGATTTTTCGTAACACCCAGAGGATATGGAAACAAATATTCTTTAGAAGATGGTTCTCTAAAACCTGGGCAAAACAGAGCGGTTTCCCTGAGAACAGAAAACGATCTCGCAAGCAGGATCGCCAAAGAATCACCGTCTCCTAATTTAAATATCACTAAAATACAAGGTGCATTCGTAAAAACAAGCACCACGGTTTTCAAACCGGAAAAAGAGGCAGATATCGAAACGCAAGATTCGTCTGTGAAGATCGCGTTAAAGGCATTACAATTTTTAGATATTGCTCCGCAAAAAAAAGAAACTAAAGTCTCCGAATTAAGATCGGAAGAAAATATCCAATATTTAGGACGCATAGGTGGAGCTATTCTTTATAAAAAATCTGAAGATTACTATCTGATTGGAAAATTAAAACGACCTGTAAACTTAGAAACATTCGGTTTCTGGAACTCAATCGAACAAGATCTAAAATGGACAGAGTTAAAAATTAAAGACCAAGAAATCGTTTCTCAGAACCGATTCGATATTTTGATAACTTTCTCTTCGGAAGGGTCTCCGGAAGAAGTCTATGATCTATTTTCCATTTATAGAAATTCATCCATAAGCGAAAGGCTTTGGAATTATGTTTTAGATAATAGTAAAAAGACTCTTTTGGAAAACAGGAAATACACTGATGCAAGATGGCTGGGACATTCTCCCAAACAAGTCTGGACCTCCTTCAGAGAGAATATCTTAAAATGCGATTGA
- the cobI gene encoding precorrin-2 C(20)-methyltransferase yields the protein MNVKTKYGKLYGVGVGPGATDLITLRAVHILNSTAVLAIPKSSESLPSFSWRVCSPVVQENETQEKLFLHFPMTKDPNILIPAWDKAFKEIGLRLEKGLDVAFITQGDPSVYSSWSYLLEEAPERWPGIEIEIVPAVSSITAIPASLLTPLADGRERFCVLPATYGLEDLEKLIQDFDTIVLTKVGQVVPELIKILKEQNILENATYVSYGTTDRQRIVKDIESIKNETCDYFSMVIISIRRRKGVLRGISDDSE from the coding sequence ATGAATGTAAAAACAAAATACGGAAAATTATACGGAGTCGGGGTTGGACCTGGGGCAACGGACCTAATTACTCTTAGGGCGGTCCATATTTTAAATTCTACCGCTGTGCTCGCAATTCCGAAGAGCAGCGAGTCACTTCCCTCCTTCTCATGGAGAGTATGTTCTCCCGTAGTTCAGGAAAATGAAACACAAGAGAAATTATTCTTACATTTTCCAATGACCAAAGATCCAAATATTCTAATCCCAGCCTGGGATAAAGCGTTCAAAGAAATAGGTCTGAGATTAGAAAAAGGTTTAGACGTTGCATTCATCACGCAAGGAGACCCTTCCGTATATAGTTCCTGGAGTTATCTATTAGAAGAAGCTCCAGAGAGATGGCCAGGCATAGAGATCGAAATAGTTCCAGCGGTTTCTTCTATTACTGCAATTCCTGCCAGCTTACTCACACCGCTTGCAGACGGAAGGGAAAGATTCTGCGTTTTACCTGCCACATATGGATTAGAAGATTTGGAAAAACTTATCCAAGATTTTGATACGATCGTTTTGACTAAAGTCGGACAAGTGGTTCCGGAACTAATTAAAATATTAAAAGAACAGAATATTCTGGAAAATGCAACTTATGTTTCCTATGGGACAACCGACCGCCAGAGGATCGTAAAAGATATAGAGTCTATCAAAAACGAAACCTGTGATTATTTTTCTATGGTAATCATTTCTATTAGAAGACGAAAAGGGGTCCTAAGAGGAATTTCGGATGATTCAGAGTAG
- the cbiE gene encoding precorrin-6y C5,15-methyltransferase (decarboxylating) subunit CbiE, producing MKAVTVIGIGDDGCVGLSSKAMGAVARARVLAGGERHLDFFPQFDGERIIIKNDVVRTAEKIAELSAEHTICVLASGDPLFFGIGNLILKKVGKDHVEFIPAPSSVQNAFSKIRVKWDDASFVSLHGRPIEGFITKLQSISKIACLTDETNSPSKIAKYLLNYSETDWKAYVCENLGGKEEKVREFELETLAETPNISDLNVIILIRKDPNWKPSPLLPFLGEDEYAKRLPKKGLITKREVRILSLSALEIRPNSVVWDIGAGSGAVSIEAARIAREGKVYAIEVDPEGIEICQQNILSHKTDNVFLIHGKAPQVLIDLPSPNCVFVGGSKGNMKEIIELSFERLSPGGCLVANAITLDNVSEAYKTFRDMDLIPEVSLINISRGQKLADYLRYEALNPIHIFKIRKS from the coding sequence TTGAAAGCGGTTACCGTTATAGGGATCGGAGACGACGGTTGTGTCGGCCTCTCCAGTAAAGCAATGGGTGCAGTCGCAAGAGCAAGAGTTCTTGCCGGAGGAGAAAGGCATCTGGACTTCTTCCCTCAATTTGATGGGGAAAGGATCATTATCAAAAATGATGTTGTTCGGACCGCAGAAAAAATCGCAGAACTTTCTGCGGAGCACACGATATGTGTTCTTGCCTCGGGAGATCCTTTATTTTTTGGGATCGGAAATCTGATCTTAAAAAAAGTAGGAAAGGATCATGTGGAATTCATTCCGGCTCCAAGCTCTGTCCAAAATGCTTTTTCTAAAATTAGAGTCAAGTGGGACGATGCCTCCTTTGTTTCTCTACATGGCAGACCGATTGAAGGGTTCATTACAAAATTACAAAGTATTTCTAAAATTGCCTGCCTGACTGATGAGACAAACTCTCCCTCTAAGATCGCAAAGTATTTATTAAATTATTCTGAAACGGATTGGAAAGCGTATGTTTGTGAAAATTTAGGAGGAAAAGAAGAGAAGGTTCGCGAATTCGAATTGGAAACTTTGGCAGAGACTCCAAATATTTCAGACCTAAATGTAATTATCCTTATTAGAAAGGATCCGAATTGGAAACCTTCTCCTCTTCTCCCTTTTTTAGGAGAAGATGAATATGCAAAACGTCTTCCTAAAAAGGGATTAATCACTAAAAGGGAAGTTAGAATTCTTTCTCTCTCTGCGTTGGAAATCCGACCGAATTCCGTGGTTTGGGATATTGGAGCAGGCTCAGGAGCAGTTTCGATAGAAGCAGCCAGGATCGCGAGAGAAGGAAAAGTATACGCAATCGAAGTAGATCCGGAAGGAATAGAAATTTGTCAGCAGAACATTCTCTCACATAAAACGGATAATGTTTTCTTAATACACGGAAAGGCTCCCCAGGTATTAATTGACCTGCCCTCCCCCAACTGCGTTTTCGTAGGAGGCTCCAAGGGAAATATGAAAGAGATCATAGAACTTTCCTTCGAAAGATTAAGTCCAGGCGGTTGTTTGGTGGCAAATGCAATCACCTTAGATAATGTTTCTGAGGCTTACAAAACTTTTCGAGACATGGATCTAATTCCGGAAGTAAGCCTAATCAATATTTCCAGAGGCCAGAAACTCGCGGATTATCTCAGATATGAGGCGTTAAATCCGATCCATATATTCAAAATCAGGAAATCTTAA
- the cobO gene encoding cob(I)yrinic acid a,c-diamide adenosyltransferase gives MNSTADKKGLILVFTGPGKGKTTAALGILFRALGRGMKCGVVQFLKGKWETGERKFAKTIAELDFHVMGLGFTWESDDIDKDKKAARLAWKKSCDMIFSENYKILILDEITYAFHYGWLTPEEVLEVLSKKPKDLHIVLTGRNCPNLITDLADLVTNVESPKHPYKNGIPAQLGIDY, from the coding sequence ATGAATTCTACTGCGGACAAAAAAGGACTCATCTTAGTATTTACAGGACCTGGAAAAGGAAAAACTACTGCTGCTTTAGGAATTCTATTCAGAGCATTAGGAAGAGGAATGAAATGCGGAGTTGTTCAATTTCTTAAAGGAAAATGGGAAACAGGAGAGAGAAAATTTGCAAAAACCATTGCGGAACTGGACTTTCATGTAATGGGACTCGGTTTTACTTGGGAAAGTGATGATATAGACAAAGATAAGAAGGCGGCAAGATTAGCGTGGAAAAAATCCTGCGATATGATATTTTCAGAAAATTATAAAATACTAATACTAGATGAGATCACTTATGCCTTTCATTACGGATGGCTTACGCCGGAAGAAGTCTTGGAGGTCTTATCCAAAAAACCGAAAGATCTGCATATCGTACTTACTGGCAGAAACTGCCCTAACCTTATAACGGATTTGGCGGATCTGGTCACTAATGTAGAATCTCCAAAACATCCTTATAAAAACGGGATCCCTGCTCAGCTCGGGATAGACTATTAA
- the cobM gene encoding precorrin-4 C(11)-methyltransferase: MKVYIIGAGPGDPDLITIKGARLVETCPIVLYTGSLVPQRVIERAAPTATVLDSSKMTLEDIISILEEAKKKDQDVARVHTGDPSIFGSTAEQMRKMDELGIPYEIVPGVSSFTAAAAMLGKELTLPEVSQSVVITRAEGRTPMPAKEKLETFASTGATLVFFLSVLHIRKIAEELIPHYGKNCPVSIVQKATWPEQKIITGTLETIVSKVKEEKITATAIIFVGKVLDCHDFADSRLYASDFSHKFRKANKKQIVSETT; this comes from the coding sequence ATGAAAGTTTATATTATCGGGGCCGGTCCAGGAGATCCGGATCTGATCACTATCAAAGGTGCAAGACTCGTGGAAACCTGTCCTATCGTTCTTTATACCGGATCGTTGGTCCCTCAAAGAGTGATAGAAAGAGCAGCTCCTACCGCAACTGTATTAGATTCTTCTAAAATGACCTTGGAAGATATCATTTCGATTTTAGAAGAAGCTAAGAAGAAGGACCAAGATGTTGCGAGAGTCCATACAGGAGATCCATCTATATTCGGATCTACCGCAGAACAAATGAGAAAAATGGATGAGTTAGGAATTCCCTATGAGATCGTGCCCGGAGTTTCTTCATTTACCGCTGCGGCGGCGATGTTAGGCAAGGAGCTTACTCTTCCGGAAGTTTCACAGTCCGTAGTCATCACTCGGGCGGAAGGAAGAACTCCTATGCCAGCAAAAGAAAAATTAGAAACCTTTGCCTCCACCGGAGCCACCTTAGTATTCTTTTTAAGCGTTTTACATATTCGTAAAATTGCAGAAGAACTCATCCCTCATTACGGCAAGAATTGTCCCGTATCCATTGTACAGAAGGCTACTTGGCCGGAACAAAAGATAATTACCGGGACCTTGGAAACCATAGTTTCCAAGGTGAAAGAAGAAAAGATCACAGCAACTGCGATCATATTCGTAGGAAAAGTATTGGACTGTCACGATTTTGCGGATTCAAGACTCTATGCTTCCGATTTCTCCCATAAATTTAGAAAAGCAAACAAGAAACAAATTGTTTCGGAAACAACATGA
- a CDS encoding precorrin-8X methylmutase — protein sequence MNDMRQMTSLGREIENNSFAIIDEEAGRHSHPPDDWEVVRRIIHATADFEYRDLTKIHQNAIRDGIEALKNGCPIICDVQMIIAGLNSDRLGAYGCKTYSFISDPKVIQRAKENNSTRAIESMRKASSLGLLNGSVIAIGNAPTALLEIVRLVQEEGVRPSLVIGVPVGFVSAAESKEALLDIKFQSEHSIPYILTRGRKGGSTIAVSIIHALLLLSTEKKF from the coding sequence ATGAACGATATGCGACAAATGACCTCCTTGGGAAGGGAAATTGAAAATAATTCTTTTGCAATTATAGATGAAGAAGCAGGACGGCATTCTCATCCGCCAGATGATTGGGAAGTTGTCAGAAGGATCATACATGCAACCGCTGATTTTGAATACAGAGATCTAACGAAGATCCATCAAAATGCGATCCGCGACGGGATCGAAGCATTGAAAAATGGCTGTCCGATTATTTGTGATGTTCAGATGATCATCGCCGGCTTGAACAGCGACCGATTAGGAGCTTATGGCTGTAAAACCTATAGTTTCATCAGCGATCCTAAAGTGATCCAAAGAGCAAAAGAAAATAACTCTACAAGAGCGATAGAGTCTATGCGTAAGGCTTCTAGTTTAGGACTTTTGAATGGAAGTGTGATCGCTATCGGAAATGCGCCGACTGCACTCTTAGAAATTGTTAGGCTAGTTCAAGAAGAAGGAGTTCGCCCTTCTCTTGTAATCGGAGTTCCGGTAGGATTTGTGTCCGCTGCGGAATCTAAAGAGGCTTTATTAGATATTAAATTTCAATCGGAACATTCCATCCCTTATATCCTTACTCGAGGACGAAAAGGAGGGAGCACGATCGCTGTTTCTATCATACATGCTCTTCTACTTCTTTCCACGGAGAAAAAATTTTGA